The Thermodesulfatator atlanticus DSM 21156 genome contains a region encoding:
- a CDS encoding cytochrome C, giving the protein MCFWILFSAISVSARTPADEEDCLICHRYPGLARIEQKTGKFRLFYVNPQLYDQSVHGQILCRYCHIGLDVIPHNNVKKVNCATKCHLKEPSTGKEFSHANIYERLIHSVHSPGIPPKLKKYPEDYPRCADCHVNQIYKPIADLESMKPGINKDALRRCMGCHEDKKWTKRFYQHFAHRLHRARAPKELVDLCMACHSDVQKMARHGLEPVSGYKDSFHWKAVLYGDPNAPDCLSCHAPPGFGLDVHSMVPINDPRSPLYPKNRPITCANPYGLQRCHPGATYKFAQGKIHKLPVTLRGEVGLVPEVKTKALKEGVKEEELTEQERFQRKVYYLVKVIYTMLITCVVGGMALHQMMDFYRTVKERKHH; this is encoded by the coding sequence ATGTGTTTTTGGATCTTGTTTTCGGCTATTTCAGTTAGTGCCAGAACTCCTGCTGATGAAGAAGACTGTCTCATTTGCCACCGTTATCCAGGGCTTGCTCGTATAGAGCAAAAAACTGGTAAATTTAGATTGTTCTATGTTAATCCCCAGTTGTATGATCAATCTGTTCATGGCCAAATTTTGTGTCGTTATTGCCACATTGGTCTGGACGTCATCCCGCACAACAACGTTAAGAAAGTGAATTGTGCTACAAAATGTCACTTGAAAGAGCCTTCTACAGGGAAGGAATTTTCCCACGCTAACATTTATGAAAGGTTAATTCACAGCGTGCATAGCCCAGGCATTCCTCCAAAACTCAAGAAATATCCTGAAGATTATCCTCGCTGTGCTGATTGCCACGTAAACCAGATTTATAAACCAATTGCAGATCTAGAATCAATGAAGCCAGGTATTAATAAAGATGCCCTAAGGCGCTGCATGGGGTGTCATGAAGATAAGAAATGGACAAAACGGTTTTATCAGCACTTTGCCCACAGGCTGCATCGGGCCCGAGCACCTAAAGAGTTAGTTGACTTATGTATGGCATGTCACTCAGATGTTCAAAAGATGGCTCGTCATGGGCTTGAGCCTGTATCTGGTTATAAAGATAGCTTTCACTGGAAGGCTGTTCTTTACGGAGATCCAAACGCTCCTGATTGCTTAAGCTGTCACGCGCCTCCGGGCTTTGGTTTGGATGTGCATAGCATGGTACCTATTAATGATCCAAGATCGCCTTTATATCCCAAAAATCGTCCTATTACCTGTGCCAATCCTTATGGTTTGCAAAGATGTCACCCTGGAGCTACTTACAAGTTTGCTCAGGGAAAGATTCATAAGCTCCCTGTTACCCTTAGGGGTGAAGTAGGTCTTGTCCCTGAAGTAAAAACAAAGGCCTTAAAAGAAGGCGTTAAAGAAGAGGAACTTACCGAACAAGAACGGTTCCAGCGGAAAGTATATTATTTAGTTAAAGTTATCTATACTATGTTGATTACCTGTGTTGTGGGTGGAATGGCTCTTCATCAGATGATGGATTTTTATAGAACAGTAAAAGAACGTAAACATCACTAG
- a CDS encoding DUF2202 domain-containing protein: MKKIVFFLFSFVFVAHCFAFPPGAFKPDGASGWCIQKVKALPKEPLSPKEKAWLLKMREEEKLAHDVYFTILQRWPLRAFENITNSEQKHMDMVKALLDKYGLKDPVKGLGMGYFKSKEFSELYSEMVKRGMKNFGEAIKVGAEIEELDIHDLQQALKEVDNQDVKLVFQNLMKASRNHLRIFSNWLKKIGENYQPKYISKEEYQKIISTPIERGPVDINGKPIKRIN; the protein is encoded by the coding sequence ATGAAAAAAATTGTCTTTTTCTTGTTTAGTTTTGTTTTTGTGGCCCATTGTTTTGCTTTCCCTCCTGGTGCTTTTAAACCTGACGGGGCTTCAGGATGGTGTATTCAAAAGGTCAAGGCCCTTCCCAAAGAACCTTTGAGCCCAAAGGAGAAGGCGTGGTTACTAAAGATGAGAGAAGAAGAAAAACTGGCACATGATGTTTACTTTACCATTTTACAGCGCTGGCCACTTAGGGCCTTTGAGAACATTACCAATAGTGAGCAAAAACATATGGATATGGTCAAGGCCCTTTTAGATAAATATGGGTTAAAGGATCCAGTAAAAGGCCTTGGTATGGGTTACTTCAAGAGTAAAGAATTCTCTGAGCTCTACTCTGAAATGGTTAAACGTGGGATGAAAAACTTTGGCGAGGCGATCAAAGTTGGGGCAGAGATTGAAGAGCTAGATATTCACGATTTACAACAAGCTTTAAAAGAAGTGGATAACCAAGACGTTAAGCTTGTTTTTCAAAACCTGATGAAGGCTTCACGTAACCACCTAAGGATATTTTCAAACTGGTTGAAGAAAATAGGCGAAAATTATCAACCGAAATATATATCAAAAGAAGAATACCAAAAGATAATATCCACCCCTATAGAGCGTGGACCTGTAGATATCAACGGAAAGCCTATTAAGCGAATTAATTAA
- a CDS encoding cytochrome c3 family protein yields the protein MKCKCFLVWLVLSLFVFFPLSVLARVQGPCSDCHTMHNSQDGAAVVEGGPYRALTKGDCIGCHTGTNAAGGNIPYVVDNSEPNYGTFGTEGNTLAGGNFYWVKTDDTTGHNVVGIANEDSKIGLTPPGWNSSFNANGQVAGGEATWSKQLTCAGVYGCHGGHQYEDDFADIRGAHHADDSTIDGTTVGTSFRFLKGIKGIEDSDWEFKPTATEHNQYYAVNRSDVTTASDTATINYLCAECHGDFHSGNEVSNSGTGSPWLRHPSDFALSSASGEGYTDYPGPFGQTGTYWPGAPLGSDLNGGVLSTVTFSGTDDIVLCISCHRAHGSPYADLLRWDYSNCQASSGSANNCGCYACHTNKY from the coding sequence ATGAAGTGCAAATGTTTTTTGGTTTGGTTGGTTTTGTCTTTATTTGTATTTTTCCCTTTAAGTGTTTTGGCCAGGGTGCAGGGGCCATGTTCTGACTGTCATACCATGCACAACTCTCAAGACGGGGCGGCAGTGGTAGAGGGAGGTCCATACCGCGCGCTCACAAAGGGCGACTGTATTGGTTGTCACACGGGAACGAACGCTGCCGGTGGTAATATCCCTTATGTTGTGGACAACTCAGAGCCTAACTATGGAACTTTCGGTACAGAGGGGAACACCCTTGCAGGTGGTAACTTCTATTGGGTAAAAACCGATGATACCACCGGGCACAACGTAGTAGGTATCGCAAATGAAGACAGCAAGATTGGTCTGACTCCTCCTGGTTGGAATTCCAGCTTTAATGCTAACGGGCAAGTTGCAGGTGGTGAGGCCACCTGGAGCAAGCAGCTCACCTGTGCGGGAGTCTATGGCTGTCACGGTGGCCACCAGTATGAAGATGACTTTGCTGATATTCGTGGGGCCCACCATGCTGATGATAGCACCATTGATGGCACTACCGTGGGGACCAGCTTCAGGTTCTTAAAAGGGATCAAAGGTATTGAAGACAGTGACTGGGAATTTAAGCCTACTGCTACCGAACACAACCAGTACTATGCTGTAAATCGCAGCGATGTTACTACTGCTTCTGACACTGCTACCATTAACTATCTTTGCGCTGAGTGTCACGGAGATTTCCATTCTGGAAACGAAGTTAGCAACTCAGGCACTGGTTCTCCTTGGCTCCGTCACCCCTCTGACTTTGCCTTGAGCAGTGCTTCTGGTGAAGGATACACGGATTATCCTGGTCCTTTTGGACAAACTGGTACCTACTGGCCAGGTGCTCCTCTAGGTAGCGATCTTAACGGTGGTGTTTTAAGCACTGTAACTTTTAGTGGGACTGATGACATAGTCCTTTGTATCTCCTGCCACCGGGCGCACGGTTCTCCTTATGCAGACCTCTTGCGCTGGGATTATAGCAACTGCCAGGCTTCAAGTGGTTCGGCTAACAACTGCGGCTGCTATGCTTGCCACACCAACAAGTATTAA
- a CDS encoding peptidylprolyl isomerase, whose protein sequence is MKKLSIILLSLFFLVLLRPADGLTFFWDNYLVKIDNQKYTKEDFLKWWNFWKEPGMKIPDTPDPFINWILLSREGEALALNEDPYYKHKMRVFLSVRSLLLLKNEEVDSKIEISQNKIWKEYLKDYVPRLKIISLVTNNEKEAKKWQKEIKSKEDFEKLFEKLKKEGKAKDFGWERPITIPKEIRQSVINAKPGDILLVNFHNNYFLVLVQDKKGPEKEDFEALTKSISHKLRKKEEEKLTNDLLERLKRKYQVKVYWSIIDQIGNKELPKELAKQIVLEIQGEKLTAGQFYQKLQKEISLRFPNKKINKEELERLKRYMINTYIAQTLTSLEALNRHYETKEPLKDLYEFYKKQLLINTLEEKIIKPQIKITEDEIKKYYEEHIKDFTRPEMVQIAVIKTTDPALIKKAYQRLKSGEDFFEVGKEIQFHGVRPEKYPLSRLVPEMKEVVVRLKPGTFSPIIKFKRGDETWYCIVYLLRHYPEEPHPYNMVKESIEKMLYQQKFQKLKEDYIKKLRANAHIEINQKAWEEVHKELEAENAKRHKKF, encoded by the coding sequence GTGAAAAAACTTTCAATTATCTTGTTATCACTATTTTTTTTAGTTCTGCTTAGACCAGCTGACGGTTTAACTTTTTTTTGGGACAATTATTTAGTAAAAATAGACAACCAAAAATATACCAAGGAAGATTTCCTAAAATGGTGGAATTTTTGGAAAGAACCTGGGATGAAAATCCCGGATACTCCCGACCCTTTCATAAACTGGATTTTACTTTCTCGCGAAGGAGAAGCCCTAGCCCTCAATGAAGACCCATATTACAAGCACAAGATGCGTGTTTTTCTATCTGTTAGAAGTCTGTTGCTTCTGAAAAACGAAGAAGTTGATAGCAAAATAGAAATATCGCAAAACAAAATATGGAAAGAATATCTAAAAGACTACGTTCCTAGGCTAAAAATCATATCCCTTGTGACAAATAACGAAAAAGAAGCAAAAAAATGGCAAAAAGAAATAAAATCAAAAGAAGATTTTGAAAAATTATTTGAAAAATTAAAAAAAGAAGGAAAAGCCAAAGATTTTGGCTGGGAGCGTCCGATAACAATTCCCAAAGAAATTAGACAATCTGTAATTAACGCTAAACCTGGAGATATTTTATTAGTTAATTTCCATAACAATTATTTCTTGGTTTTGGTGCAGGATAAAAAAGGTCCTGAAAAAGAAGATTTTGAAGCTCTGACAAAAAGCATTAGTCACAAGTTACGAAAAAAAGAAGAAGAAAAACTAACCAACGATTTATTAGAAAGACTAAAAAGAAAATATCAAGTCAAAGTATACTGGAGCATAATTGACCAAATAGGCAACAAAGAACTCCCCAAAGAACTTGCAAAACAGATTGTTTTAGAAATTCAAGGAGAAAAACTTACCGCGGGGCAATTCTACCAAAAACTACAAAAAGAGATTTCCCTGCGTTTTCCAAATAAAAAAATTAACAAAGAGGAACTAGAAAGACTTAAAAGATACATGATTAATACTTATATCGCTCAAACTTTAACTTCTTTAGAAGCCCTTAATAGACATTATGAAACAAAAGAACCCCTTAAGGATCTTTACGAATTTTATAAAAAGCAGCTATTAATCAATACTTTAGAAGAAAAAATTATCAAACCTCAAATAAAAATTACCGAAGATGAAATTAAAAAGTATTACGAGGAACATATCAAAGATTTTACCCGCCCCGAAATGGTACAAATTGCCGTTATCAAAACCACTGATCCGGCCCTTATTAAAAAAGCCTACCAGCGACTAAAATCCGGTGAAGACTTCTTCGAAGTAGGGAAAGAAATCCAATTTCACGGAGTCCGTCCCGAAAAATATCCGCTGTCACGTCTTGTGCCGGAGATGAAAGAAGTCGTTGTTCGTTTAAAGCCTGGAACTTTTTCGCCGATAATAAAATTTAAAAGGGGCGATGAGACCTGGTACTGTATTGTCTATCTGCTAAGGCACTATCCTGAAGAGCCCCATCCGTACAACATGGTTAAAGAGTCTATCGAAAAAATGCTCTACCAACAGAAATTCCAAAAATTAAAAGAAGATTATATCAAAAAGCTCAGAGCGAACGCTCATATAGAGATCAATCAAAAGGCCTGGGAAGAAGTGCACAAGGAGCTGGAGGCGGAAAATGCAAAAAGACATAAAAAGTTCTAG
- a CDS encoding NHL repeat-containing protein: MLRNHKRLRAIIFVVLGLILCFIPFVRAQERQVAQQPSEEKLKEVLQGRAERAEIKVIEIITSDDQGQKFSFPAYLAYDPEMDELYVIDTGRARVIVYSPDLFPIFSMGKGRGLVSPSGLAIDHKGNLYVCEAGRPPESKPHIAVFNGAAIKTREIYFSGFKGAEEFIPRSIAIGKNGNLYVAGLNYPGAIVLSPEGKYLRTISPKDSFIPNEKPRSALIIDVYVDSSGRLYLLSEEMGRFYVYDENGNFLFKGGQKGGGPGKLSRPRGICADPNQGLIYVVDYLRHSGLAYDYDTGKLMFEFGGRGWTPGWFNYPSDIIVDKFGRIYIADLFNHRVQVVELWQEKEGLPFGKIPSFLPQK; the protein is encoded by the coding sequence ATGCTGAGAAATCATAAGAGGCTCAGGGCGATAATATTCGTCGTTCTGGGCCTCATTTTATGTTTTATTCCTTTTGTCAGGGCGCAAGAAAGGCAGGTTGCCCAGCAGCCCTCTGAAGAAAAATTAAAAGAAGTTTTACAGGGAAGGGCTGAGCGTGCTGAAATCAAAGTTATTGAAATTATCACTTCAGATGACCAGGGACAGAAGTTTTCTTTTCCAGCCTATCTCGCCTACGATCCCGAAATGGATGAACTTTATGTGATAGATACAGGGCGAGCACGAGTCATCGTATATAGCCCTGATCTTTTTCCTATTTTTTCTATGGGGAAAGGCAGAGGTCTTGTTTCTCCTTCTGGTTTGGCTATCGACCACAAAGGGAATTTATATGTTTGCGAAGCAGGGCGCCCGCCAGAATCAAAACCTCATATTGCTGTTTTTAATGGTGCGGCCATAAAGACAAGAGAGATTTACTTTTCTGGATTTAAAGGTGCTGAGGAGTTTATTCCTCGTTCAATAGCCATCGGTAAAAATGGCAATCTTTATGTAGCAGGTCTTAATTATCCGGGGGCCATAGTATTATCACCAGAAGGTAAGTATCTGCGAACAATTTCTCCTAAAGATTCCTTTATTCCCAATGAAAAGCCAAGAAGTGCCCTTATAATTGATGTCTATGTGGATTCGTCAGGAAGACTTTATTTGCTTAGCGAAGAGATGGGAAGATTTTATGTCTATGATGAAAATGGCAACTTTTTGTTTAAAGGTGGCCAAAAAGGGGGCGGCCCGGGTAAGCTTAGTCGTCCCCGCGGTATTTGCGCGGATCCTAATCAGGGTTTGATATACGTGGTTGATTATTTGCGCCACAGTGGTCTAGCCTATGACTATGACACGGGTAAGCTCATGTTTGAGTTTGGTGGGAGGGGATGGACACCGGGATGGTTTAATTACCCTTCCGATATTATAGTGGACAAGTTTGGAAGGATTTATATTGCTGATTTATTTAACCACAGGGTACAGGTTGTTGAATTGTGGCAGGAAAAAGAAGGTCTTCCTTTTGGTAAGATTCCTTCCTTTTTGCCTCAAAAATAG
- a CDS encoding GNA1162 family protein has protein sequence MFKNIRCLLLICLIFLVTSCGAPLVQKSYLRPGVDVSYIKKIAVLKFQNNSQNKYAAERLRNIVITEILAKGIFDVVDKSLVDMVLMEEIVGEEGAYNKATLRRIARKLGVQAVLTGSVDAYDIERTGTYSYPVVGLSLTLIDGSTGEIVWQASGTASGYSTWGRIFGTKGKDLTELSFELVQRLLDTLNI, from the coding sequence ATGTTCAAAAATATACGGTGCTTATTACTGATTTGTCTTATCTTCCTAGTAACTTCTTGTGGTGCGCCGCTGGTGCAAAAATCCTATCTCAGACCAGGTGTTGATGTCTCCTATATAAAAAAGATCGCGGTACTTAAGTTTCAAAACAACTCTCAAAACAAGTATGCCGCGGAAAGGTTGCGCAACATCGTGATCACGGAAATTTTGGCAAAGGGTATTTTTGATGTTGTTGATAAATCGCTAGTAGATATGGTTTTGATGGAAGAAATTGTAGGCGAAGAAGGGGCTTATAACAAAGCCACCCTTAGAAGAATCGCCCGTAAGCTAGGAGTTCAAGCGGTTCTAACGGGTTCTGTTGATGCCTATGACATCGAACGCACCGGAACTTATTCTTACCCGGTAGTAGGACTTTCTCTCACGCTCATTGACGGCTCCACAGGAGAAATCGTATGGCAAGCAAGTGGAACTGCCAGTGGCTACAGCACCTGGGGCCGAATCTTTGGCACCAAAGGCAAAGATCTTACTGAACTGAGCTTTGAACTCGTACAAAGGTTGCTTGACACCTTGAATATCTAA
- a CDS encoding formate dehydrogenase subunit gamma — MQNNQNNKDDVLNQYVVRLNIHERLQHLLTVITFFILVVTGFLLKLPEDWIEKIAKYVGPNFYTYRTQIHHWAGALMILTCFYHIFYCIFHKDGRQFIKDMIPRWKDAVDIAQNIAYFLGKRPEPPKFDRFDYKEKMEYLALVAGTIIVSVTGIILWFNTHFSSFAVDLSDLIHVMEATLATMAIIVWHFYAVHWKPGKYPMSWIWIDGKMHIAEVLHEHPLWYERLVKEGKVKPLTEEQIEALKHMHHIPEPSLFKRVCNFFFKLLAIPSIIFFIGVLLFLAKLLYFPTPAATQISKEQVLIEQAKKEESEVRKWMGHFHNIDNTIYLKVNNPPVCMTCHGIYPHSKSPEVRALLNMHTYFFACEVCHVRRNEVKGRIDYVWFDNKTSEPIQHIKMTTDNGVYGAMLVPVLTTPDGKKVRLDQINKDFVQQYLKVKDKLSPEEQARAKALLHRHLTRKPVNCDECHRKDGYLNFVAIGYPPKRAASLYRTEVARMIDRYMKFYLPTMFDPELMKQQRLRRLQQQGK; from the coding sequence ATGCAGAACAATCAAAACAACAAAGACGACGTACTTAATCAATATGTAGTAAGGCTAAACATACATGAGAGGTTGCAGCACTTATTAACGGTAATTACGTTCTTTATTCTGGTTGTTACCGGATTTTTGCTTAAGTTGCCTGAGGACTGGATTGAGAAGATAGCAAAATATGTAGGTCCGAATTTCTATACTTATCGGACTCAGATTCATCACTGGGCTGGTGCGTTAATGATTCTTACCTGTTTTTACCATATTTTTTATTGTATTTTTCATAAAGACGGCCGCCAATTTATTAAGGATATGATCCCTCGTTGGAAAGATGCTGTCGATATTGCCCAGAATATAGCTTATTTTTTGGGCAAACGTCCTGAACCTCCCAAGTTTGATCGCTTTGACTATAAAGAAAAGATGGAATATTTAGCACTTGTTGCTGGTACTATAATTGTTTCTGTTACAGGTATTATTCTTTGGTTTAACACCCATTTCAGCTCTTTTGCGGTTGATTTGTCCGACCTCATCCACGTGATGGAAGCGACATTGGCAACAATGGCTATTATTGTCTGGCATTTTTATGCGGTTCACTGGAAACCTGGAAAGTATCCCATGAGCTGGATCTGGATTGATGGTAAGATGCACATAGCTGAGGTACTTCATGAACATCCTCTTTGGTATGAGAGATTGGTTAAGGAAGGAAAAGTTAAGCCACTTACCGAAGAGCAAATTGAAGCTCTTAAGCACATGCACCATATCCCCGAGCCCTCTCTGTTTAAGAGAGTATGTAATTTCTTTTTTAAGTTGTTGGCTATCCCTTCAATTATATTTTTCATCGGTGTTCTGTTGTTTCTTGCAAAGCTTCTTTATTTCCCAACACCTGCTGCAACTCAAATCAGTAAAGAGCAGGTTTTGATAGAACAGGCTAAAAAAGAAGAAAGTGAAGTTCGTAAATGGATGGGTCATTTTCATAATATAGATAATACTATTTACCTTAAAGTTAATAATCCTCCTGTATGTATGACTTGTCATGGTATTTATCCGCACTCCAAGTCTCCAGAAGTAAGAGCGCTTTTAAACATGCATACTTATTTCTTTGCCTGTGAAGTATGTCATGTAAGAAGAAATGAAGTTAAGGGCAGAATAGATTATGTGTGGTTTGATAATAAGACTAGCGAGCCCATTCAGCATATTAAGATGACGACAGATAATGGTGTTTATGGGGCAATGTTAGTTCCGGTCCTTACTACCCCTGATGGTAAGAAAGTCAGACTTGATCAAATTAACAAGGATTTCGTCCAGCAGTACTTAAAGGTCAAAGATAAGCTTTCTCCGGAAGAGCAAGCTCGCGCCAAGGCCTTGTTGCACCGTCATCTTACCAGGAAGCCGGTTAATTGCGATGAGTGCCACCGTAAGGATGGCTATCTCAATTTCGTTGCTATTGGCTATCCACCAAAACGTGCTGCTAGCTTGTATCGTACAGAAGTTGCACGAATGATAGATAGGTATATGAAGTTCTATCTACCTACGATGTTTGATCCAGAATTGATGAAGCAGCAGAGGTTGCGCAGATTGCAGCAGCAAGGGAAGTAG
- a CDS encoding NHL repeat-containing protein has translation MSCHTINKLRIAKLMVWQLLFVLILVFNFHISFARATKNSVSEQNSETLPIYRYRLLFEIKGPLKLPSDVALGPQGWIYVLDGTNNVVRVYNPLGKPLFTLGGDKLLHWPLGLAVSDKGEVLVADSRNHRLALFPPGVNKPHYIPVPAPKDGVPSDPTDVVFGLMPGVYITVDNDNHRVLALDFDGNVIWATGEMGRGIEQFRYPFLMDEDQDGYIYVVEVINTRVQVLDQKGKFVRFIGEWGIDPGQFYRPKGVAVDEEGKVFVSDSYVGVIQIFKKDGKFLGAVGGPDGKLWRFHTPVGLATRDGFLFVVEMIKNRVLVLQALDK, from the coding sequence ATGAGCTGCCACACCATTAATAAGTTAAGAATTGCTAAGTTAATGGTGTGGCAGCTTCTTTTTGTTCTTATATTGGTTTTCAATTTTCATATTAGTTTTGCTAGAGCAACTAAAAACTCAGTTTCCGAACAAAACTCTGAAACGCTTCCTATTTATCGCTACCGGCTTCTTTTCGAGATAAAAGGCCCTCTAAAATTGCCTAGTGATGTAGCGCTCGGGCCACAGGGCTGGATTTATGTGTTAGACGGGACTAACAATGTTGTTAGAGTTTACAATCCTCTAGGTAAGCCTCTATTTACGCTTGGTGGAGATAAGTTATTGCATTGGCCCCTAGGATTAGCAGTGTCGGACAAGGGCGAAGTATTAGTTGCGGACTCAAGGAATCATCGTTTAGCGCTTTTCCCTCCTGGAGTAAATAAGCCGCACTATATTCCTGTACCTGCTCCTAAAGATGGGGTGCCTTCAGATCCTACCGATGTCGTTTTTGGTTTAATGCCGGGCGTATATATCACGGTTGATAATGACAATCATCGCGTACTTGCACTTGATTTTGATGGAAATGTTATCTGGGCTACGGGAGAGATGGGAAGGGGGATCGAGCAGTTTCGCTATCCTTTTTTGATGGACGAAGATCAAGATGGCTACATTTATGTCGTTGAGGTTATTAATACCAGGGTTCAGGTTTTAGATCAGAAAGGCAAGTTTGTACGCTTTATTGGTGAATGGGGTATAGATCCAGGCCAGTTTTACCGGCCGAAGGGTGTAGCTGTTGATGAAGAGGGAAAAGTTTTTGTTTCGGATAGTTACGTAGGGGTAATTCAGATTTTCAAGAAGGATGGCAAATTTTTAGGGGCTGTAGGTGGTCCTGACGGAAAACTTTGGCGTTTTCATACGCCCGTAGGCCTGGCTACGAGGGACGGTTTTTTGTTTGTAGTAGAGATGATAAAAAATAGAGTTTTAGTCCTTCAAGCGTTGGACAAGTAA
- a CDS encoding cytochrome c3 family protein — translation MRKLIVLGLMMILLGASQALARVSGVCSNCHTMHNSQNGAPVTEGVNPGLTKYDCVGCHSSSESSTTYQLGDSTVPVVLYTGGSAPSQYLAGGNFYWVKEGLGNTDGKIGDPKGHNVFLNEDDDFLTKAPGGQITCGTTSCHARLSRPAEGVSDPFIPDLEGRYGCRGCHLRPKHHALDHPNGNYDNVVGESGGWYRFLSGHMGGQGRGVEGIEDNDWQATVSSSDHNEYLGVTGAYTGVGGFGMGVNAMTAYCTGCHGFFHQQSDNPDGGSPWLRHPSDAVLPSSGEYAAYTTYNPLAPVARPSLSNTGPSATVTPGEDMVMCLSCHRPHGSPYDDILRWDYSKCTVDNSSDCGCFVCHTKKGTFQ, via the coding sequence ATGAGAAAGCTAATTGTCTTGGGTCTTATGATGATTTTGCTTGGAGCCTCTCAGGCTCTGGCTCGTGTCTCTGGGGTTTGTTCTAATTGTCATACTATGCATAACTCACAAAACGGCGCTCCTGTTACAGAGGGGGTAAACCCAGGGCTTACCAAATACGACTGTGTGGGGTGTCATTCATCTTCTGAATCTTCTACCACATATCAACTGGGAGACAGTACGGTTCCGGTAGTCCTTTATACCGGTGGTAGCGCTCCTTCTCAGTACCTTGCAGGTGGTAATTTTTATTGGGTTAAGGAAGGCCTTGGTAACACAGACGGCAAAATAGGCGATCCCAAAGGGCATAACGTCTTCCTGAATGAAGACGATGATTTTCTTACCAAAGCCCCAGGTGGCCAAATTACCTGTGGAACTACTTCTTGTCATGCTAGGCTTAGCCGGCCTGCAGAGGGGGTTTCAGATCCTTTTATTCCGGATCTTGAGGGGCGTTATGGCTGTCGGGGTTGCCATTTGCGTCCTAAACACCATGCGCTCGACCATCCCAACGGAAATTACGATAACGTAGTTGGTGAAAGTGGCGGCTGGTATCGTTTCCTTTCTGGCCACATGGGAGGTCAGGGTAGAGGAGTGGAAGGGATCGAGGATAATGACTGGCAGGCCACGGTTAGCTCTTCTGATCACAACGAATACTTAGGAGTAACAGGGGCTTATACCGGAGTTGGTGGTTTTGGTATGGGAGTTAATGCGATGACAGCTTATTGTACCGGATGTCACGGGTTTTTCCATCAGCAAAGCGATAATCCTGACGGCGGCTCTCCCTGGTTGCGCCATCCTTCAGATGCAGTCCTGCCATCTAGTGGCGAGTATGCTGCTTATACTACCTACAATCCTCTGGCTCCGGTAGCGCGTCCCAGTCTTTCAAATACGGGGCCGAGTGCTACGGTTACTCCTGGAGAGGATATGGTAATGTGTCTTTCCTGTCATCGTCCCCATGGAAGCCCTTATGATGATATTTTGAGGTGGGACTACTCTAAGTGTACGGTAGATAACTCTAGTGACTGTGGTTGTTTTGTCTGTCATACTAAGAAAGGGACTTTTCAGTAA